The following is a genomic window from Aquipuribacter nitratireducens.
GGGCATCCTGCCACCTACCGGCGTCAGGGCAGCGGCAGCAGCGTGCGGCGCGGTCCGTCGACCCGGGCGGTGGGCGGCGGCGCGACGCGGGCGGTCGCGTCGAGGACGGCCGCGCCGTCCCCGTGGACGTGGACCGGCTGCAGCCGCAGCGACGCCACCTGCGGCAGGTCCTCGGCCAGGCGCGACACCCGCGCGACGACGTCCTCCAGCGCGGCGACGTCGACCAGCGGGCGACCGCCGTGCCCGAGCAGGCGAGGCGCGGCGCGCACGCCGCGCACGAGGTCGTGGACGTCCGTGGTCGTGAGCGGGGGGATGCGGTGCGCGACGTCACCGAGCAGGTCGATGGCGTCGCCGGCCAGCCCGAACGACACGATCGGCCCGAACAGCGGGTCCTCCGCGGTGGTGACGACGGTCGAGACCCCGCGCGGGGCCATGTGCTGCACGAGGAGGACCGGGGGCCCCTCCGCGTCCCCCAGCTCGACGCACATCTCGGCGACGTCCGCGCGCAGCTCGGCCTCGTCGGCGATCGACAGCCGGATCCCGCCGGTGTCGAGCCGGTGCCGCAGGGCCGCCGCCTTGAGGACCACGGGGTAGCCCACCTCGGCGGCCGCGGCCGCGGCGCCGTCGGCGTCGACCACCTCCCGGGTCGGCCACATCCCGACCCCGTAGCAGGACAGGAGGGCCACGACCTCCGCGCGGGTGAGGTCGCGTCCCGCCGGGGCGTCCCGCAGGACGTCGGTGACGAGGGTGCGGGCCGCGCGGACGTCGACGTCGGGCGGGTCGACGAGCGGACCGGTCTCGCGGCGGCGCCACTGCGCGTAGCGGACGACGGCGGCGAGGGCGCGGACGGCGTCCTCGGGCAGCGGGTACGCCGGCACCGGCGCGAGGCCGGTGTCGGGCGAGCCGACGAGGCGGGGGCCGATGAAGCACGCGACGGTCGTGCGGCCCGAGCCGTGGGCCCGTCGCTGCAGCACCTCCTGCACCTCGTCGGAGTCGGCCTGCAGGGGCGGGATGAAGGTCGCGACCACGGCGTCGACGTCGTCGCGGCCGTACACCTCCTCCAGCGCGACCGCGAACTCCTCGGCGTCCGCCTCGGCGCGCACCGCCCGCGGCTCGCCCGCGACGGTGAGGCCCCACGAGCCGCACGCGCCCGCTGCGAGGGCGTTGAGGGCCGGGGAGTTGCCCACGACGGCGACCCGCTCCCCCGCCGGCAGCGGCTGGTGGAGGACGACCTGCGCGACGTCGAAGAGCTGGTGGAGGTTCTCGGTGCGGATGACACCCGCCTGCCGCAGCATCGCGTCGAACGCCTGCGGCGGCGCCCCGCTGCGGCGGACGTCGTGCCCGGGCGGGACGCCGTACTCGCTCACCCAGCTCTTGACGACGACGGTCGGCTTGCTCCGCGCGAGCTGTCGGGCGATGCGGGAGAACTTCCGCGGGTTGCCGACGCTCTCGAGGTACAGCCCGACGACGGCGGTGCGGGGGTCGTCGAGCCAGTACTGCATGGCGTCGTTGCCGGACACGTCGGCGCGGTTGCCGGCCGACAGGAACGAGGACACCCCGAGCCCGCGCCGTTCTGCGCTCGACAGCACGGCGACCCCGAGCGCCCCGGACTGCGAGAACAGCGCGAGGCCGCCGGCGACCGGCAGCCGTGGGGCGACCGAGGCGTTGAGCCGGACGCCCGGGTCGGTGTTGATGATCCCGAAGCTGCTCGGACCGATGATGCGGATGCCGTTGGCCCGGGCGAGGCGGACGAGCTCGTGCTGCCGCTCCACCCCCTCCTCCCCCACCTCGGCGAAGCCGCCCGAGACGACGACGGCGCCCTTGACGCCGAGGTCGACGCACTGCGACAGCACGTCGGCCACGCCGTCCGCCGGGACCGTGACGACCGCCAGGTCGACCGGGCCCGGCACCTCCTCCACCGAGTGGTACGCGCGGGCGCCTCCGAGCTCGAGCGCCTCCCGGTTCACCACGTGGACCGGGCCCGTGAAGCCGCCGTCGACGAGCGCGGCGAGGATGCGGGCCCCCACGGTGCCCGGGTCCCGGCTCGCGCCGACGACGACGACGGAGCGCGCGTTGAGCAGCGCCCGCATGCTGAGGGACTCCGCGCGGTGCTCGCGCGCCGCCATGACCTCGAGCGACCGGGCGGTCGCGTCGATGTCGAAGCCGACCTCGATGACACCGTCGTCGAGGTGGTGCGAGACCTCGTACCCGGCCTCCCGGAACACCCCGAGCATCTTCTGGTTCGCCGGTAGGACGTCGGCGACGAAGCGGCGGACCCCGTTCTCCCGTGCCGCGGCCGCGAGGTGCTCGAGCAGCACGGAGCCGATCCCCCGGCCCTGGTGGGCGTCGGAGATGTTGAAGGCGACCTCGGCGGTCTCGACGGGCCCGTCGGCGGAGTCGGGGTGGTCCCCCAGACCCTCGTACCGGCCGATGCCGATGATCTCGTCGCGGACCGTCGCGACCAGCGCGACACGACGCACGTGGTCGACGGTGACGAACCGGGCGAGGTCGGCCGCGCTGATGCGCGGCATCGGGGCGAAGAACCGGAAGTAGATCGACCGCGGGCTCTGCTGGGCGTGGAAGCGCTCGATGCGGGGGGCGTCGTCGGGGCGGATCGGGCGCACGTGCGCCACGCCGCCGTCGCGCAGCACGACGTCGGCCTCCCAGTGCCCCGGGTACGGGGGCGCGGCCGCCGGGTCGCTCACCTGGTCGACGCTACCGGTCTGCCACGATCGGGGGGTGAGCCCAGCACGACGCCGGCGAGGCGAGCCCGAGCTGCCCGAGCCGGGCCCGGACGAGATCGGGACCGTCGTCGACATCGACGTGCAGGACGAGATGCAGGGCGCGTTCCTCGAGTACGCGTACTCCGTCATCTACTCCCGTGCCCTGCCGGACGCCCGGGACGGCCTGAAGCCGGTGCAGCGGCGCATCGTCTACCAGATGGCCGACATGGGACTGCGGCCCGAGCGGCCCCACGTCAAGAGCGCCCGTGTCGTCGGCGAGGTCATGGGCAAGCTCCACCCCCACGGCGACGGCGCGATCTACGACGCCCTGGTCCGGCTCGCGCAGCCGTTCACCATGCGGCTGCCCCTCGTCGACGGGCACGGCAACTTCGGTTCCCTCGACGCCGGACCCGCCGCCGCGCGCTACACCGAGGCCCGGCCCGCGCCCGCGGCTCCCCTGCTGACGGCGAGCCTCGACGAGGACGTCGTCGACACCGTCGACAACTACGACGGCTCCCTGCAGCAGCCGGAGGTGCTGCCGGCGGCCTTCCCCAACCTCCTCGTCAACGGCGCGAGCGGCATCGCCGTCGGCATGGCGACGAGCATGCCGCCGCACA
Proteins encoded in this region:
- a CDS encoding GNAT family N-acetyltransferase — its product is MSDPAAAPPYPGHWEADVVLRDGGVAHVRPIRPDDAPRIERFHAQQSPRSIYFRFFAPMPRISAADLARFVTVDHVRRVALVATVRDEIIGIGRYEGLGDHPDSADGPVETAEVAFNISDAHQGRGIGSVLLEHLAAAARENGVRRFVADVLPANQKMLGVFREAGYEVSHHLDDGVIEVGFDIDATARSLEVMAAREHRAESLSMRALLNARSVVVVGASRDPGTVGARILAALVDGGFTGPVHVVNREALELGGARAYHSVEEVPGPVDLAVVTVPADGVADVLSQCVDLGVKGAVVVSGGFAEVGEEGVERQHELVRLARANGIRIIGPSSFGIINTDPGVRLNASVAPRLPVAGGLALFSQSGALGVAVLSSAERRGLGVSSFLSAGNRADVSGNDAMQYWLDDPRTAVVGLYLESVGNPRKFSRIARQLARSKPTVVVKSWVSEYGVPPGHDVRRSGAPPQAFDAMLRQAGVIRTENLHQLFDVAQVVLHQPLPAGERVAVVGNSPALNALAAGACGSWGLTVAGEPRAVRAEADAEEFAVALEEVYGRDDVDAVVATFIPPLQADSDEVQEVLQRRAHGSGRTTVACFIGPRLVGSPDTGLAPVPAYPLPEDAVRALAAVVRYAQWRRRETGPLVDPPDVDVRAARTLVTDVLRDAPAGRDLTRAEVVALLSCYGVGMWPTREVVDADGAAAAAAEVGYPVVLKAAALRHRLDTGGIRLSIADEAELRADVAEMCVELGDAEGPPVLLVQHMAPRGVSTVVTTAEDPLFGPIVSFGLAGDAIDLLGDVAHRIPPLTTTDVHDLVRGVRAAPRLLGHGGRPLVDVAALEDVVARVSRLAEDLPQVASLRLQPVHVHGDGAAVLDATARVAPPPTARVDGPRRTLLPLP